Genomic window (Tardiphaga sp. vice304):
TCTCATAGCTGGCTTCCAGCACCGCCAGATACAGATCGTCCTTCTTGCCGACGTGATAATACAGCATGCGCTTGTTGGCGCCCGCCTCCGCGGCGATACGATCGACGCGCGCGCCGGCCAGTCCGTGCGCGGCGAATTCCTTTTTCGCAGCCTCCAGGATGCGGATCCGCATGCCCTCGGGATCGCGCTGCCACTTCAATACTTTCTTGCTCGATCCGGCTGTTACTTTGGGCAATGCGGTGACCTGTCGCGCGATGATTAGATTCTAATGTAGCACGCGCGCCCGACCACGTGTAGCCCGGATGAGCGCAGCGACATCCGGGGAAAGCGATCGTGACAACAGGCCGGCCCCGGATTGCGCTTCGCTCCATCCGGGCTACCTCACGGAAACAGTCCGCGCGTATTCTTGGCGGCGCGCACCTTCTCGACGCCGATCGCCATCGCGGCGGTCCGGTGCGGGATGCAGTCGACCCGGGCTCGCATCACCATCGCGTCGAAGGCGCGGTCGAGGATCTGATATTCCCGCCGCATCACCTCCTCTTCCTCCCAGAACAATTGCTGCAGGTCCTGCACCCATTCGAAATAGCTGACGACCACGCCTCCTGAGTTGCAGAGAATATCGGGCAGCAGGAAAATCTCGTCCTGACGTTTCTCCAGCACCAGATCGGCCTCCGGCGTGGTCGGGCCGTTGGCGCCCTCCGCCAGCACCCGGCAGCGCAACTTCTCGGCCATCGGCCCATCGATGGCGCGCTCCATCGCGGCCGGTACCAACACGTCGCAGGGCAGCGTGAAGATGTCGGCAGGGTCGTATTGCAGCTCGCTGGAATAGCCCTTGAGGCTGCCATGTGCCGCGGTGTGGCGCATCAAGGCGGCGATATCGAGCCCGGAATGGTTGTACAGTGCGCCGGTGTGGTCGCTGACGGCGATGATCTTCAGACCAAAGCGATGCAGCTCCAGCGCGGCATAGGAGCCGACATTGCCGAATCCCTGAATCACGGCGGTGGCGCCGTCTAGATCGATCGCCAGCTCCCTGAGCACGCGCCGGGCGAGATGCGCGACGCCGCGCCCGGTAGCTTCGCGCCGCCCCAGCGTGCCGCCGGATGCCACCGGCTTGCCGGTGACGATCTCGGTCACGGTGCGGCCCTGATACATCGAATAGGTGTCCATGAACCAGGCCATCACTTGCTCGTTGGTGCCCATGTCCGGCGCCATCACGTCGGTGTGCGGGCCGACGAACGGGATCATCTCCTGCATATAGCGCCGTGACAGCGCTTCCAGCTCACGCCTGGAGATCGCGGAGGGATCGACTGCAATGCCGCCCTTGGCGCCGCCATAGGGCAGACCGACAAGCGCGCATTTCCAGCTCATCCAGATCGCCAATGCCGCAACCTCGCCGAGATCGACGCTTCTGGCAAAGCGCGTGCCGCCCTTGGTGGGGCCCAGCGTCAGGTGGTGCTGCACCCGGTATCCTTCATAGACAGCGACGGTGCCATCGTCGCGGTGGATCGGGCACGACACAACGATGGCCCGCTTCGGCAGCAACAGCCGGTCGCGCTCGTCCAGCGGAATCTCCAGATGGTCGGCGATGACGCCGAACTGGTTGACCGCCATCTCGAAAACCGGGCCGGAATAAACCGTCATGACTATCTCCCTCGGGGGGCCGTTCTGCCTATCGGGGTCGCCTGGGCCAGAATGGCAGGGTAAGGCGCTCGAAACCGCGCATCCAGCGAAATCCTGCAACGCACAATTGAGTGGCCGTCATGCTGTCGGCTGCTAAAGTGGCATGGCGATGACTCATGACGACGATGGGTCGGACGACCCTCTCGGGAGACGGACACGACATGCAGGCGCTCTTCATCGGCCAGACCTATATCGACGTCACTTTCATCACCGACCATATGCCGACCGGCGACGAGAAGCACGTGGCATCCGACTATGCAGTGTCGTTTGGCGGCAATGCCGTCACCGCCGCGTTCTGCTGCGCCAAGCTCGGCATCGTGCCCGACCTGATCGCCACCGTGGCCAATGACTGGCTCGGCCGCATGTTCATGGACATGAGCGCGAAATATGCCATCGAGATTCACCCGCGCAAGGTCGCCAGCTCGTCACTGTCGTTCATTATGCCGAAGGATGGCAAACGCGCTATCGTGCGCTGCCGCGACGACGAACATATCCATCCGTTTCCGCTGCTCAACCTCGGCAAATGCCGCGCGCTGCATGTCGACGGCCACCAGCCCGACGCAGCGATTCATTACGCCAAGCTGTGCCGCGAGGCTGGCATTTTGACGTCGCTGGATGGCGGCGGCATGCGCACCAATACCCATGAGCTGCTGGAATTCATCGACGTCGCGATCGTCGCCGAGCGGTTGTGCGAACAGATGGACCTCACGCCGGAGCGAATGCTGGACTATTTGAAGAGCCGCGGCTGCCGCGTCGGCGGCATCACCCAGGGCGAGCGCGGACTGCTGTGGTACGACGAGAGCGGCACGGTGCGCACGCTGCCGGCGCTATCGATCCCACGCGACCGCGTGATCGATACCAACGGCGCCGGCGACGTATTTCATGGCGCCTATGTGTATTCCTATCTCGCCAATCCCGGCCAGAGCTGGGCCGAGCACTTCGACTTCGCGCGCGCGGCTTCGACCTACAAGATCCAGCGGCTCGGCAACGAAGCCGGCCTGCCGACGCTGCCGGATATCGCCGCCGTCAGGCAGGAATTCGCCGCGGCGGTGTAGCTTTTTTCTTACTTCCTTCTCCCCTTGTGGGAGAAGGTGGCGCGGACGAAGTCCGCGACGGATGAGGGGTGATGGCGGGCTCCGCGCTTGTGGCACCCCTCACCCGTCTCGAACCGCTTTGCGGTTCGATCCACCCTCTCCCACAAGGGGAGAGACGCGCGCTAGCCCTCGCTCTTCCCTTCCCGCGTCATGAAGTCGAAATCGCAGCCATCGTCGGCCTGCAGGATCGTGTTGTAAAATAGCTGCGCGTAGCCGCGCTTCGCCCAGTCCGGTGTTACCGCCGCCGGCAGCGCGGCCTGGCGCTTCGCCATCTCGGCGTCGTCGATCAACAGATCGATGCGGCGCGCGGCGACATCCAGCCGGATCAAATCGCCATTCTGGACCAGCGCCAGTGGCCCGCCGACCGCGCTCTCCGGCGTGATGTGCAGCACGATGGTGCCGAACGCGGTGCCGCTCATCCGCGCGTCCGAAATCCGCACCATGTCCTTGACCCCTGCCCGCGCCAGCTTCATCGGGATCGGCAGGTAGCCCGCCTCCGGCATGCCCGGCGCGCCCTTCGGCCCGGCGTTGCGCAGCACCAGCACGTCGTCGGCCGTGACGTCGAGATCGGCGCTGTCACAGCGCAGCGTCATGTCTTCCACGGATTCAAACACCACGGCGCGCCCGGTGTGCTGCAATAGTTTCGGCGACGCCGCCGAATGCTTGATGACCGCGCCGCGCGGCGCGAGGTTGCCGTGCAGCACCGCCATCGCGCCTTCCGGCTTGATCGGATTGTCGCGCGAACGGATGACGTTCTGTCCCGGCACATCCTCCGCCTGCGCCACGATCTCGCGCAAGATCGCGCCTGACACCGTGCTGGCGTCGAGATCGATCAGATCGCCAAGCTGCGCCATCAGCTTCGGCACGCCGCCGGCGTGATGAAAATGCTCCATGTAGTGATCGCCCGACGGTTTGAGATCGATCAGGACGGGCACTTCGCGGCTGAGTTCGTCGAAGGCGGCGAGGTCGATGCGGTGCACCGAGCGGTTGGCCATCGCGGTGAGGTGGATCAGCCCGTTGGTGGAACCGCCGATCGCCTGCAGCACGACCTGCGCATTGCGGAACGAAGCCGGCGTCAGCACCTCGCTCGGCTTCGGCCCCTTGTTTTTCGCGAGTTCCGCCGCGACCCGGCCGCTGGCTTCCGCCGAACGAAACCGCTCGGCATGCGGCGCGGGAATGGTGGCGCTCATCGGCAGCGACAGCCCCATCGCCTCGGTAATGCAGGCCATCGTCGAGGCCGTGCCCATCACCATGCAGGTGCCGACCGAGGGCGCCAGCCGCGCATTCACCGCATCGATCTCCTGCTGGTCGATCTCTCCGGCGCGGAACTTGCCCCACATCCGACGGCAGTCGGTACAGGCGCCCAGCACCTCGCCCTTGTGATGGCCGACCACCATCGGTCCCACCGGGATCACCACCGTCGGCAGATCGACGGAGAGCGCTGCCATGATCTGCGCCGGCAGCGTCTTGTCGCAGCCGCCGATCACGATCACCGCATCCATCGGCTGGGCGCGAATCATCTCCTCGGTGTCCATCGCCATCAGGTTGCGCAGATACATCGAGGTCGGATGCGCGAAACTTTCGCCGATCGAGATGGTCGGGAACACCATCGGCAGCGCGCCGGCGAGCATCACGCCGCGCTTGGCAGCTTCGATAATCTGCGGGACGTTGCCATGGCAGGGATTGTAGTCGCTGTGGGTGTTGGTGATGCCGACGATCGGGCGATCCAGCGCGTCGTCGGAATAGCCCATCGCCTTGATGAAGGCCTTGCGCAGGAACAGAGAGAAACCTGCATCACCATAGCTGGTGAGACCCTTGCGCAATCCATCGGCCATATCGCGTTTCCCGCCTGTTGTTTTGAACGCTTGTTATGAAGCCGCAGAGAGAGAAGTCAACGCATGGCCGCAGGGTGGGCAAAGCGTAGCGTGCCCACCACCGCGCGCTTGGCGATCAAAGGTGGGCACGGCGCAACAGCGCCTTTGCCCCCTACGGCTTCCAGACGCGGCTGGCGTCGCCGTCGAATTCGGTGCTGCAGAACGCCCCGCCCTGATAGAAATCGCCGACCGGATCGGCGGGCAGCTTCGCCTGCTCCGCCGTCGCGTGCTCCCGAAAGTCTTCGGCGCGGCCGGATGGACGATAGCCGAATTCATAGGCGCGGGAATTATCCCACCAGGCCCGCTCATTGTAGGAAGCGCCGTAAAATACCTCGAAATGGATACCGGGATGTTCCAGCCCGATCTGGCACAGCTGCACCAGATCCTCCGGCGTCAGGAAGATCGATAGCCGGCGCTGATCGAGCGGTCGATCGCCGAAATTGCCGATCCGCAGGCAGGTCACGCCCAATCCATGCTTGTCCGCATAGAGCGCGCCGACGGCTTCGCCGAACACCTTGCTGACGCCGTAGCGGCTGTCCGGCCGCGGCGTGACGTCGGTGCCGATCCGGCTATGGCGCGGATAGAAGCCCATCGTGTGGTTCGACGATGCGAACACCACGCGCTTGACACCCTGTCTTCGCGCGGATTCGAACAGATTATAGGTGCCGATGATATTGGCCTGCAGGATGGTGTCCCACGGGCCCTCGACCGAGAAGCCACCGAAATGCAGGATGCCGTCGACGCCTTCGCAGATTGATTCCACGGCCGCGAGGTCGGCAAGATCGGCCTGTTTGAAGGTCTCGTTAGATGACAAGTTGGCGGGCTCGGTGAGGTCGCTGAGCACCAGATCCGGATAGATCTTCGGCAGCAACTCGCGCAGCCGCGTGCCGATGCCGCCCGACGCGCCCGTCATCAAAATCCTTGGCATTCCCGTTCCTCGTTGCTTGCAACGTTACGGCAAGTATGGCGGAGACTTGCTTGCCGCGCAAACACGCCAATGGTAGCAAGCGCCAGGCGAGGAAAGACAACGAAGGACCAATGATGTCCGATATAAAACCGTGCCGCGGCTGGCAGCCGGCCAGTTACTATCCCGACCCCGCAATCCAGGCGGTCGATCCGCGTTTCGAGAAATACTGGATCAAGCTCGCCGCCATCGAGCGCATCGCCACCGGGCTGCGCTGGGCGGAGGGACCGGTATGGGTTGGCGATGGCCGCTATCTGCTCTGCAGCGATATTCCCAACAACCGTATCATCCGGTGGGATGAGGAGACCGGCGCGGTCAGCAACTATCGAAAACCCTCCGACTACGCCAACGGCGCCACCCGCGACCGCCAGGGCCGGCTGATCCATTGCGAGCACGGCGGCCGCCGCGTGATCCGCACCGAATATGACGGAAGCATTACCGTGCTGATGGACCGCTTCGAGGGCAAGCGGCTCAACTCGCCGAACGACGTGGTGGTGAAATCGGACGGCTCGATCTGGTTCACCGATCCGCCATTCGGCCTGATGAGCGATTACGAAGGCCACAAGGCGCCGTCCGAGATCGGGCAGAACGTCTATCGGATCGATGGCGAGACGTTGCAGCCGACCATCGTCGCCGACGACGTGCTCGGCCCCAACGGGCTGTGCTTCTCGCCCGATGAAAAGCTGCTGTACGTCGTCGAATCTCGCGGCGCGCCGAACCGCAAGATTCTGGCCTATGACGTCAGCGCGGACGGTACCACGATCACGAACAAGCGCGTGCTGATCGATGCGGGCCCAGGCACGCCGGACGGCATGCGTTGCGACATCGATGGCAATTTGTGGTGCGGCTGGGGCATGGGCAATGCCGAGCTCGACGGCGTCTTCGTGTTCGCGCCCGACGGCGATCTGATCGGCCGCATCAGCCTGCCCGAACGCTGCGCCAATCTGTGTTTCGGCGGGCTCAAGCGCAACCGGCTGTTCATGGCGTCGAGCCAGTCGATCTACGCGCTCTATGTCAACACCCAGGGGGCGGTGGGAGGATGATCTCCGCTGTAGTCCCGGCCAAGCGAGCCCTTGCGAGCGCGAGCCGCGACCCATACGCCGTGCCGACGTAATGAGACGCTGTGACAGCCGCCTGCTTCTTCGCCTCAAGCTCGGAGGGTATGGATCCCGGATCTGCGTTCGCTTCGCTCACTTGTCCGGGATGACAGGTGAGATTCTCTCGCAGAATAAAAACAAAAACGCCGGCGTGGACTGCTCCGCGCCGGCGTTTCGTTAGTGGCTCGGCTTACGCGGCGTCGTAGCCGGCAATCGCCTTGACCTCGAGGAAGTCCTCGAGGCCGTATTTGCCCCATTCGCGGCCATTGCCGGACTGCTTGTAGCCGCCGAACGGCGCGGTGCGGTCGTTGGGGGCGCCCTGCAGGTTGACGTTGCCGGCGCGGATCTTGCGGCCGAAGCTGCGGGCATGCTCGATGGTGTCGGCGGAAACGTAGCCGGCCAGACCATAGGGCGTGTCGTTGGCGATGCGCAGCGCCTCGGACTCGTCCTTGGCGCCCATGATCACCAGCACCGGCCCGAAGATCTCCTCGCGCGCGATGGTCATGTTTTCAGTGACATCCGCAAAAATGGTCGGGCGGACGTAAAAACCCTTGTTGACGCCTTCCGGCAGGCCGGGGCCGCCGGCGACCAGCGTGGCGCCTTCCTCGATGCCCTTCTGGATCAGGCCCTGGATCTTCTCCCACTGGCCGCGATTGACCACCGGGCCGATCACGGTGCCGTCGGCACGGGGATCGCCGGCTTTGGTCTTGTCGGCCTGCGCCTTGGCGATGGCCGCGATCTCTTTCATCTTGGCCTGCGGCACGATCATCCGCGACGGCGCGTTGCAGGACTGTCCGGAGTTGTTGAACATGTGCGCGACGCCGCCGGTGACGGCCTTCACGAAGTCGGCGCCATCGAGGATCACGTTCGGAGACTTGCCGCCGAGTTCCTGGCTGACGCGCTTGACGGTGTTGGCAGCACGCTTGGCGACGTCGATGCCGGCGCGGGTCGAGCCGGTGAACGAAATCATGTCGATGTCGGGATGCTCGGACATTGCCACGCCGACGTCGGTGCCCATGCCGTTGATGACATTGAACACGCCCTTCGGCACGCCCGCTTCATGCAGGATTTCCGCGAAGATCAGCGCCGAGGACGGGGTGAATTCCGACGGCTTCAGGATCATGGTGCAGCCGGCGGCGAGTGCGGGCGCGACCTTGCAGGCGATCTGGTTCAGCGGCCAGTTCCACGGCGTGATCATGCCGACGACGCCGATCGCCTCGCGGGTGATCATCGCGGCATTGTGCATCTCGTCGAACTTGTAGGTCTTCAGCACGTCGAGCGTGGCGACCAGATGGCCGAGGCCGGCGCCGGCCTGGAGTTTCTCGGCCATCGGCAGCGGCGCGCCCATCTCGTCGGAGACCGCGACCGCGATGTCCTTCATGCGCGCCTTGTAGGCAGCGATGATCTTCTCGAACAGCGCGATGCGCTCCTCGCGGGTGGTGACGGAGAACGTCTCGAAAGCACGACGCGCGGCGATCACCGCCTTGTCGACGTCGGCCTTGGAGCCCAGCGAAATCTGGTACAGCGCGTCTTCGGTCGCCGGATTGATGACATCGGTCGTCTTCGGGACGACGGGGTCGACCCAGGCGCCGTCGATGTAGAACTGCAGGCGGTTGACCATTGGTAACCTCTTTGATTGTCGGAAGCGTCGTCGGAAGGCACGTGACATCGGGCAAGCACCTTGCCCGTCGTCGCGCGAATTGGACCCGCCATACGCGGGGCGCCGCGTGAGCGCGACGGCGCATATAAAAGCAGCGGCGTGGCCGGAGCAAGGCCCGGCAACCCCGCTTCTGCCATGCCGCAGGGGCGCTTGCGACCGCATCGCGCGGTGCAATGCAGCATATTCCGTCAGGCGACTTCGCGGATCGTCTTCAACGGTCGGTTCACCGGCGCGTCCGGGTCGATTTCGTCGTCGGCCATCGTGGAGATCGGCGACATCGGCGTGTCGCGCAGCCGCTTCAGGCCGAGATGGCGCTCGCGCAGGATGACGAAAATGCCGGCTGCGGCCACGATCACCGCGCCACCGACGACGTAGGGTGTCGGCACCTCGCCGAACATCCAGAACCCCAGCAGGAACGCCCACAGCATCGCGGTGTAATCGAACGGTGCCAGGAACGAGGCCGGGGCGAAGCGATAGCTCTCGGTGAACAGCATCTGGCCAAGCCCGCCGGCGATGCCGATGCCGATTAGCAATCCGATCTCCGGGCCCGTGGCTGGCATCCGCCAGCCGAACGGCGCCGTCAGCAGCGATACCGCCATCACCGTCAGCGTCATGAAGATCACGATCGCGGCGGAGGATTCCGTCGCGGTCAGGCGCCTGATCTGAATCGTCGCGCCGCCGGACGACACGGCATTGAGCAGCGCCAGCGACAGCCCGATCATCATCGATGTCGTCAACGCGGCATGGTTGCCGAAATACGGCGACAGCATCAGGATCACGCCGCAGAAGCCGACGCCGACTGCCGACCAGCGATAGGCGTGGACGTGCTCCTTCAGGATCACCGCCGCGAACACCACGGTGATCAGCGGCGCGATGAAGGCGATCGCGGTGACGTCGGCGATCGGCAGCCGCGCCAGCGCGCCGAAGGTGCAGAACGTGCCGACCACGCTGAAGGCGCCGCGCACCAGATGCGCCTTGCGCCGTTCGGTTTTCAGGGCGCCGCGCAACTGGCCACGCCAGCCGAAGAACAGCACGATCGGGATCAGCGCGAACAGGCCGCGGGCGAACACGATCTCGCCGACCGGCAGCGTCGAGCCAAGATAGCGGGCCTGCGCGCCCATCAGCGCAAAGGCCAGCGTGCTGGCAATCTTCAGCGACACGGCCTTGAGGATGTTCATGGGATCGGGGATTCGGGGATCGTGGAATGTATTTCTACAGAACCACGCGAGCGCCGCCGGGAAAACTACCGATGCAGCATGGCTCGCGGCGAATCCATGCGCAGGCTCCAGCGCCGTCGTCCTGAGGCGCTCGCCGTCTTTGGCGAGCCTCGAAGGATGCTGTTCTGCCCTACCCCTTCTTCTTCGGCCGGGGCGGCCCTTCCACGGCCGGCAGCGACTTCAGGTAGGTCGCCATCGCCAGGCGATCTTCGGCCGAAAGCTTCGAGGTGTTGCGGATCACCGGGGCCATCGAGCCACCGACGGTGTCGCCTTCCGGCGTCTGGCCGGTTTCCAGGAGGTAGGCGATGTCCTTCTCGCTCCAGTCGGCGAGGCCCTTCTGGGTGATGTTCGGCACCCAGCCTTCGCCCTCGGTATTGGGACCGCCGGCAAAGCGCTGCTTCGCGACGATGCCGCCCAGCGCGTTGCGCGGGCTGTGGCACTCCGCGCAGTGGCCGAGCGCATTGACCAGATAGGAGCCCCGGTTCCACTGCGGACTGCGCGCGGCGTCCGCAATCCGGCGATCGGCGTCGAGGAACAGCAGCTTCCAGACGCCGATATTGCGGCGGATGTTGAACGGGAACGGAACGGTATGCGGCTGCGCACGGCCGGCGACCGGGGCCAATGTCTTGAGGTAGGCAAACAGGTCGCGGATGTCCTCGACTTTGGCGTGCTGATAGGCGGCGTAGGGAAACGCCGGGAAGTAGTGCGCGCCGTCCGGCGAGGTGCCCTTCTGCATCGCCGTCACGAACTGCGCCTCGCTCCAGTTCCCTATGCCGTCTTGCGGATCCGACGAAATGTTCGGCACGTGAAAGGTGCCGAATGGCGAGCCGATCGGCAGGCCGCCGCCGAGCCGCAGCCGGTCGGGCTGCGCCGGCGTGGCGTGACACGATGCACAGCCGCCGGCGTAGAACACGGCCTGGCCCTTGGCGGGATCCGGCGTGTACGACCCCAGCGCGCTGGCGGCGACGGTGGCGGGAATCGTCAGCCACCAGAACAGCGCAAGGCCGATCGCGATGGCGGCTGCCGCAACTGCGAAAATCCGTTTCAGCACGACCGGTCCGCCCCCATGATCACGATTCCCTATTATGCCGAACGCGGCGGCGATGTGCGGAACGAAATCGTGATCCGCGACTCTTATATCGTGGGAATAAAACCGAAGGGCGGACGTTCCTATAACGACATCTACAGGGAGAAAACCATGTCCATTGCCAAGACCATGTTCGCCACGCTCGCGCTGACGACCATCGCGATATCCGCACCGGCCTTTGCCGACAAAATGAAAGCCACGCTGAACAGCGCCAGCGAGGTGCCGGCCAATACCAGCACCGGTACTGGCACCGCCGACATCGATTTCGACCCGGCCACCAAGAAGCTGACCTGGAAGCTGAGCTATTCGGGCCTGACCGGTCCGGCGACGATGGCGCATTTTCATGGCCCCGCCGAGCCCGGCAAGAACGCCGGCGTCGCGGTGCCGATCGCGCCCGCCACCAGCCCGAGCGAAGGCAGCGTGACGCTGACAGACGCACAGGCCGCCGACCTCGTCGCCGGCAAGTACTACGTCAACGTGCACACCGAGGCCAACAAAGGCGGCGAGATCCGCGGCCAGGTGACGAAGTAACAGTAATAACTATGTCATCCCGGCAAGCGAGCTTGTGAGCGCAAGCCGGGATGCATAGCCTTCATCTCATCGATTGAGAGCAGAGAGACTAAACTGTTGTTGCCGAATGACTTCGGAGGGCATGGGTCCCGGATTTGCGTTCGCTAACGCGAACTTGTCCGGGACGACAGTTGCGTTTGTCTGTCTATGGAGATCGGTCTCAGATCTTCAGCCGGAACGCCTCGTGGCAGCTGCCGCATTCCTTGCCGATGCCGCCGACATTCGCCTTCAGGCTGTCGAGATCCTTGATCTTGGCCTTGGCTTCGGTGACGACCTTGGTGAAGCTCGCGACCTTGGCGTCGAAGCCGGCCTTGTCTTCCCACAGCTTCGGCGAGGTGCTGTAGTCGCCTTCCGCCTTCATGCCCTTGGTGCTTTCCGGAAACAGCGCCGGGAGCTTCTTGGCGGTATCGTCCAGCACGACGAGCGCGGCGTCGACCGCGGCCTGGTCGTAGGGCTTGTCGCCCTTGGCCATGGCGCTGAGCGTGCCGCCGAGCGCGCGGCCGTTGGCCTTCATCGTGGCCTGACGATCCTTGACGATATCCTGCTGCGCCATGACGGCGCTGGCACCCAGCAACATAGCCCCGAGAACGATGATCGAGCGTTTCATGCGTTTATCCCCATTGGAATTCGATTAAGACGAAGGCGCAACTGACAACCAAACACCGCCGCCGGGCGTCTATTCCCGGCGAGCTTTTCAAAGATTATGCAGCCGGTCGTGCTCGCGGATCGCCATCCAGACACGTTCCGGCGTGGCGGGCATGTCGATATGGGAGATGCCGTATTCGCGGTGCAGGCCCTCGATGATGGCGTTCATCACCGCGGGACAGGAGCCGATCGCGCCGGCCTCGCCGGCCCCCTTTACGCCCAGCGGATTGGTGGTGCAGGGAATGTTGTGCGTCTCGAACGAGATCGAGGCGCCATCCGCCGCACGCGGCAGGGCATAATCCATGAAGCTGCCGGTGACCAGCTGCCCGTCGTTCGGATCATAGACCGCCTGCTCCATCAGCGCCTGGCCGATCCCCTGCATGGTGCCGCCGTGAACCTGCCCGGCCAAGAGCAGAGGGTTCAGCGTGACGCCGAAATCATCGACGATCACGTAATTGACGATGGCAATCTTGCCAGTCGCGGGATCGATCTTGACCTCGACCAGATGGGTGCCGTTCGGAAAGGTGCCGTCGGCGCTGGAAAAGGTTTCGGAGGCATTGAGCTTCGACGGGTCGGCCTTTTTGGCGAGGTCGGTGAAGCTGATCGCGCGGTCGGTGCCGGCGACGCGGGCGGTGCCGTCGGAAATTTCGATATCCCCGAGGCTGGTCTCCAGCACGTCGGCGGCCAGTTCCTTGAGATAGTCGCCGAGTTTGCGCGTGGCGCGCTGCACGCTGACGCCGCCGGTCGGGATCGAGGCCGAGCCGCCGGTGCCGAGGCCGGTGGCCACCTTGGCGGTATCGCCCTGAATGATATGGACGCGGTCGGGGGGCACGCCGAATTGTTCGGCGACGATCTGCGCATAAGCGGTGTGATGTCCCTGCCCGGTCGATTGCGTGCCGATCAGGATGGTGATGTCACCGCTTTGGTCGAGCGCGACATTGGCGGTCTCGTCGCCCATCGTGCCGCAGACCTCAACATAGGTCGCCATGCCGATGCCGCGCACCAGGCCGAGCTTCTTCGCCGCCTTGGCGCGCTTCGGAAACTCTTTCCAGTTGGCGACGTCCATCGCCCGCTTCATATGCGCGGTGAAGTCGCCGGAGTCGTAGACCTTGCCCGTGGCGGTCGTGTACGGCATCGCCTTGGGCGAAATGAAATTCTTGCGGCGGATCGCATCCGGCGTCATGCCCAATTTGCGCGCGCAGGCATCGACCAGACGCTCGACCACATAGGCCGCCTCGGGCCGCCCGGCGCCGCGATAGGCGTCCACCGGCACCGAATGGGTGAACACGGTGCGAACCCGGCAGTGGAATTTCTGGATGTCATAGAGCCCCGGCAGCATGCCGGCGCCGCCATGCGGGATGTAGGGCCCGAAGGTCGAGAGATAGGCGCCCATGTCGGCCATCAGATCGACATCCATCGCCAGGAATTTGCCGTCCTCGGACAGCGCCATGCGGGCATAAGTGACGTTGTCGCGGCCCTGCGCGTCGCCGACGAAATGATCGGCACGGTCCGCGGCCCATTTGACGTTCTTGCGCAGCTTC
Coding sequences:
- a CDS encoding c-type cytochrome; translated protein: MKRSIIVLGAMLLGASAVMAQQDIVKDRQATMKANGRALGGTLSAMAKGDKPYDQAAVDAALVVLDDTAKKLPALFPESTKGMKAEGDYSTSPKLWEDKAGFDAKVASFTKVVTEAKAKIKDLDSLKANVGGIGKECGSCHEAFRLKI
- a CDS encoding xanthine dehydrogenase family protein molybdopterin-binding subunit → MAPIKFGVGQSVLRKEDDALIRGHGRYTDDHAPQTLHALMLRSPHAHASFTLDATRARALPGVAAILTADDVKDLGGLPCLFNLPDTPFTGPDYPILAAREVRHVGDAVAFVVADTIDQARDAVEAIEVDWTPLPSVNGLAHAVKKDAPQVWKKHPGNVLFDVPIGDKKAVDAVFAKAPLTAEVRIVNPRVIINYMETRAAVCEYDAKRDHMTLTIGSQGSHRLRDILCDNILKIPHDKMRVICPDVGGGFGTRLFPYREYALVAVAAKKLRKNVKWAADRADHFVGDAQGRDNVTYARMALSEDGKFLAMDVDLMADMGAYLSTFGPYIPHGGAGMLPGLYDIQKFHCRVRTVFTHSVPVDAYRGAGRPEAAYVVERLVDACARKLGMTPDAIRRKNFISPKAMPYTTATGKVYDSGDFTAHMKRAMDVANWKEFPKRAKAAKKLGLVRGIGMATYVEVCGTMGDETANVALDQSGDITILIGTQSTGQGHHTAYAQIVAEQFGVPPDRVHIIQGDTAKVATGLGTGGSASIPTGGVSVQRATRKLGDYLKELAADVLETSLGDIEISDGTARVAGTDRAISFTDLAKKADPSKLNASETFSSADGTFPNGTHLVEVKIDPATGKIAIVNYVIVDDFGVTLNPLLLAGQVHGGTMQGIGQALMEQAVYDPNDGQLVTGSFMDYALPRAADGASISFETHNIPCTTNPLGVKGAGEAGAIGSCPAVMNAIIEGLHREYGISHIDMPATPERVWMAIREHDRLHNL
- a CDS encoding CHRD domain-containing protein, giving the protein MFATLALTTIAISAPAFADKMKATLNSASEVPANTSTGTGTADIDFDPATKKLTWKLSYSGLTGPATMAHFHGPAEPGKNAGVAVPIAPATSPSEGSVTLTDAQAADLVAGKYYVNVHTEANKGGEIRGQVTK
- a CDS encoding DMT family transporter, with protein sequence MNILKAVSLKIASTLAFALMGAQARYLGSTLPVGEIVFARGLFALIPIVLFFGWRGQLRGALKTERRKAHLVRGAFSVVGTFCTFGALARLPIADVTAIAFIAPLITVVFAAVILKEHVHAYRWSAVGVGFCGVILMLSPYFGNHAALTTSMMIGLSLALLNAVSSGGATIQIRRLTATESSAAIVIFMTLTVMAVSLLTAPFGWRMPATGPEIGLLIGIGIAGGLGQMLFTESYRFAPASFLAPFDYTAMLWAFLLGFWMFGEVPTPYVVGGAVIVAAAGIFVILRERHLGLKRLRDTPMSPISTMADDEIDPDAPVNRPLKTIREVA
- a CDS encoding c-type cytochrome; the protein is MLKRIFAVAAAAIAIGLALFWWLTIPATVAASALGSYTPDPAKGQAVFYAGGCASCHATPAQPDRLRLGGGLPIGSPFGTFHVPNISSDPQDGIGNWSEAQFVTAMQKGTSPDGAHYFPAFPYAAYQHAKVEDIRDLFAYLKTLAPVAGRAQPHTVPFPFNIRRNIGVWKLLFLDADRRIADAARSPQWNRGSYLVNALGHCAECHSPRNALGGIVAKQRFAGGPNTEGEGWVPNITQKGLADWSEKDIAYLLETGQTPEGDTVGGSMAPVIRNTSKLSAEDRLAMATYLKSLPAVEGPPRPKKKG